In Altererythrobacter rubellus, the following are encoded in one genomic region:
- a CDS encoding O-antigen ligase family protein, translating to MLLRPAAILAAGFALINFTSEHWRAYRPLLLLALASLVLTALHLMPLPPGVWQSLPGREIIAEIDQVAGLEGQWRPLSMFPEGTWNALYAMSVPLAALLLAVQLNEKDRVRLLALVILLCLVSGMVGVLQAAGTDVRFYRVSSETAGLFANRNHQAAMLGAMFPMIAALALCASAYTKHTRPVRLVAATGMIALVPLIMVTGSRMGLVVGLIGFSCLIFMRFSRDAGGKGFALSGAMQAGAGALIAAGMAAGSVFLARDKALDRMAAGTENELRMPVWESMLEFIPQYMPWGSGIGSFVPIYQIHEPPKLLIPGYFNQAHNDWIDIALTSGIPGAVLALAALIMFALGAKSALAARGVAGHLRKCGIIVILVLAFASLSDYPLRTPILSALFAIAAVWAWSPETDNTHKRKPEAS from the coding sequence ATGCTTTTGCGCCCCGCGGCAATTCTGGCGGCGGGCTTTGCGCTAATAAACTTTACCTCAGAGCATTGGCGCGCCTATCGCCCCCTTCTGCTTTTAGCGCTCGCCTCGCTGGTACTTACAGCGCTTCACCTTATGCCCCTGCCTCCTGGGGTTTGGCAGTCGCTTCCTGGCCGCGAGATTATCGCCGAGATAGATCAGGTTGCGGGGCTTGAAGGCCAGTGGCGTCCCTTAAGCATGTTTCCTGAGGGGACATGGAATGCGCTTTACGCGATGAGCGTTCCATTAGCCGCGCTTCTTCTTGCCGTGCAGCTTAATGAGAAGGATCGAGTGCGACTTCTCGCGCTCGTTATTTTGCTTTGCCTTGTCAGCGGTATGGTTGGGGTATTGCAGGCGGCCGGCACAGATGTGCGCTTTTATAGAGTGTCCTCAGAAACGGCAGGGCTATTTGCCAATCGCAATCATCAGGCAGCGATGCTAGGGGCAATGTTCCCTATGATCGCAGCGCTCGCGCTTTGCGCCAGCGCTTATACCAAGCATACAAGGCCTGTCCGCCTAGTCGCGGCCACAGGAATGATAGCGCTCGTTCCGCTCATTATGGTGACGGGCTCAAGGATGGGCCTTGTCGTCGGCCTTATAGGGTTCTCTTGCCTTATCTTTATGCGTTTCTCGAGGGATGCAGGCGGCAAGGGTTTTGCGCTTAGCGGCGCAATGCAGGCGGGCGCAGGCGCGCTTATTGCAGCTGGCATGGCGGCAGGATCGGTCTTTTTGGCACGCGACAAGGCGTTAGACAGGATGGCTGCGGGCACCGAAAATGAGCTGCGCATGCCGGTGTGGGAGAGTATGCTTGAATTTATCCCTCAATATATGCCCTGGGGTTCGGGGATAGGCTCTTTTGTGCCAATCTATCAAATACACGAGCCGCCCAAACTTCTTATCCCAGGCTATTTCAATCAGGCGCATAATGACTGGATAGATATTGCGCTGACGTCAGGCATACCGGGCGCTGTGCTGGCGTTGGCTGCGCTCATTATGTTCGCGCTTGGCGCCAAGTCTGCCCTTGCGGCACGCGGCGTCGCAGGCCATTTGCGCAAGTGCGGCATCATCGTCATTCTTGTGCTGGCCTTTGCCAGTCTCAGCGACTATCCCTTGCGCACCCCAATCCTTTCAGCCCTATTCGCCATTGCTGCGGTATGGGCTTGGAGCCCGGAAACGGACAACACTCACAAAAGAAAGCCAGAAGCTTCATGA
- a CDS encoding sugar transferase, with protein MSWSAIRGIPLDTSANLLWLSQILLANLAAWFVIAKLRSYSRARILSYVLPVNSIAFGAVISANAFLRTSIPWSLLLICAASSLAISYLVTARIRHANPKMRHFVVPGGNVGRLLKQAGFLSLGSPRELDDLIESKLISGSIVADLHHEQGDEWARLLAKAALRGVPVYHYRLIEEAITGEVRISHLRENELGSLIPNIPYRLAKRVIDVASVIALAPFLLPALSLIALLIKLDGRGPILFYQKRLGHRGEYFKMVKFRTMHERSVEDSDDARRLDAVTRDGDDRITRVGRFLRKTRLDELPQAWNILKGEMSWIGPRPEASELANWYEEQIPFYAYRHIVRPGITGWAQVNQGHVADVDEVHAKLRLDFYYIKNLSLWLDLLIALKTIRVVLGGIGAK; from the coding sequence GTGTCCTGGTCTGCTATTCGCGGCATACCACTTGATACTTCGGCAAACCTGCTGTGGCTTTCCCAGATCCTACTTGCCAATCTGGCGGCCTGGTTCGTGATCGCAAAATTGCGCAGCTATTCTCGCGCGCGGATTTTATCCTATGTCCTGCCCGTCAACTCAATCGCCTTTGGCGCAGTGATAAGCGCGAATGCCTTCTTGAGGACAAGTATTCCTTGGAGCCTGCTCCTTATTTGCGCGGCAAGCTCACTGGCCATCAGCTATCTCGTGACAGCAAGAATACGCCACGCCAATCCAAAAATGAGGCACTTTGTCGTGCCGGGAGGCAATGTTGGCCGCCTCCTAAAGCAAGCCGGCTTTTTGAGTTTGGGGTCGCCCAGGGAACTCGACGATCTGATCGAGAGCAAACTCATCAGCGGGTCCATCGTGGCAGACCTGCACCACGAGCAAGGCGATGAGTGGGCGCGCCTCCTCGCCAAGGCAGCCCTTAGAGGTGTCCCCGTCTACCACTACCGCCTGATTGAAGAGGCAATTACGGGCGAGGTGCGGATCAGTCATTTGCGTGAAAATGAATTAGGCTCGCTCATACCCAACATACCCTACCGGTTGGCAAAGAGAGTCATCGATGTCGCGTCTGTGATTGCGCTCGCGCCATTCTTATTGCCGGCCCTTAGCCTGATCGCCTTGCTAATCAAATTGGACGGGCGGGGGCCAATTTTATTTTATCAGAAGCGGCTTGGTCATCGCGGCGAATATTTTAAGATGGTCAAGTTCAGAACCATGCACGAGAGGTCTGTAGAAGACAGTGATGATGCTCGCCGATTAGATGCAGTGACGCGCGATGGTGATGACAGGATCACGCGCGTGGGGCGTTTTTTAAGAAAGACCCGCCTCGATGAATTGCCGCAGGCGTGGAATATCCTCAAGGGCGAGATGAGCTGGATTGGTCCGCGCCCTGAGGCCTCTGAGCTCGCGAATTGGTACGAAGAGCAAATACCCTTCTACGCCTATCGGCATATCGTGCGCCCAGGAATTACGGGCTGGGCACAGGTCAATCAGGGGCATGTAGCTGATGTCGATGAAGTGCACGCCAAGCTCAGGCTTGACTTCTATTATATTAAAAACCTGTCCCTGTGGCTGGACCTGCTCATCGCGCTTAAGACAATCAGAGTGGTTTTAGGTGGGATCGGGGCGAAGTGA
- the nusG gene encoding transcription termination/antitermination protein NusG, whose product MEGPRHQDWFAAKAKPNATRIAARNLEAQGFHIFMPMERYTQRRGGRFVEALRPYFAGYFFVGADASSSPWRAIRSTHGVAQLVSFGGTPQQVDARLIQEIQSNCVEGVVTSPHVAYKVGEAVRVAQGAFVGFIGRFEGLAPNERAWLLLDIMGQATRVKMPLDGVRRASSL is encoded by the coding sequence ATGGAAGGGCCAAGGCACCAAGATTGGTTTGCTGCAAAGGCAAAGCCCAATGCGACGCGCATTGCGGCGCGCAATCTTGAGGCGCAGGGCTTTCATATCTTCATGCCAATGGAGCGATATACGCAGAGAAGAGGCGGGCGCTTCGTCGAGGCACTCAGACCCTATTTTGCGGGATACTTCTTTGTTGGCGCAGATGCATCCTCAAGCCCTTGGCGCGCGATTAGGTCGACGCATGGCGTGGCGCAGTTGGTGAGCTTTGGAGGCACGCCTCAGCAGGTCGATGCGCGTTTAATTCAAGAGATACAGTCAAATTGTGTGGAGGGCGTCGTCACATCGCCGCACGTTGCATATAAGGTAGGCGAGGCTGTAAGAGTGGCACAAGGCGCCTTTGTGGGCTTTATCGGAAGATTTGAGGGACTGGCCCCCAATGAAAGGGCGTGGCTTCTGCTTGACATCATGGGGCAAGCAACGCGCGTCAAAATGCCGCTTGATGGCGTGAGGCGGGCGAGCAGCCTGTGA
- a CDS encoding MarR family EPS-associated transcriptional regulator, whose product MTNSRQLMQEDAKTRVLRLIAENPEVTQRELSQAVGISTGSVHYLLNALLEMGLIKFGNFSASKDKRRYAYILTPQGMAQKAELTRRFLARKLEEYEDLSREIAALEGELADSSAGRKAKGLSK is encoded by the coding sequence GTGACAAACTCGCGGCAACTCATGCAGGAGGACGCCAAAACGCGTGTCTTGCGCTTGATTGCAGAAAATCCTGAGGTCACGCAGCGCGAGCTGTCGCAAGCTGTGGGGATTAGTACAGGCAGTGTGCACTACCTCCTTAATGCCCTATTAGAGATGGGTCTCATAAAATTCGGTAATTTTAGCGCCAGCAAAGACAAGCGGCGCTACGCCTATATTCTAACGCCTCAAGGCATGGCTCAAAAGGCTGAACTTACGCGCCGCTTCTTGGCGCGCAAACTTGAAGAATACGAAGACTTGTCCCGAGAAATAGCAGCCCTCGAAGGCGAGCTCGCGGATAGCAGCGCAGGGCGTAAGGCTAAGGGTCTATCCAAGTGA
- a CDS encoding mannose-1-phosphate guanylyltransferase, translating to MTELITPLILSGGADTRLWPLSTPERPKQFLNLHGEGTMIAQTIQRVNDESMFTSPIVLGTASHEAHLRTAISEAGEKTASIILEPCARNTAPAIALGAFYAGEDALLLVMPSDHVIRDNDAFLAALKRALPVAISGHLVTFGIEPTGPDTGFGYIRAGEALGSAPGAFDVEAFIEKPDDARARAMLNEGGHCWNAGIFLFKSGVFLEELERHQPQVFAAAKAAIERASSWRNITSPQAEKFETSPSISVDYAVMELSDKVAVVPMSCGWSDLGSWDALAEIGEKDEAGNVIVGEVRVKDGFGNLIKTTGPRVSTIGMRDTIAVVSDEEVLIMPRGSSQRVRHFAS from the coding sequence GTGACTGAACTTATAACGCCTCTCATACTCTCTGGGGGTGCGGACACGCGCCTGTGGCCCCTCTCAACGCCAGAGCGACCCAAGCAATTCCTCAATCTTCACGGCGAAGGCACGATGATCGCTCAGACGATCCAGCGCGTTAACGATGAGAGCATGTTCACCTCGCCGATTGTGCTTGGCACTGCCTCGCACGAGGCCCACTTAAGGACAGCCATCTCTGAGGCTGGCGAAAAAACTGCCTCGATTATTTTAGAGCCCTGCGCGCGCAATACCGCGCCTGCCATTGCCTTAGGCGCCTTTTATGCAGGGGAAGATGCGCTTCTTCTCGTAATGCCAAGCGACCATGTCATCCGAGATAATGACGCCTTTCTTGCAGCCTTAAAGCGCGCACTGCCAGTGGCGATAAGCGGGCACTTGGTCACCTTCGGCATTGAGCCAACAGGCCCTGACACAGGCTTTGGCTACATTCGCGCAGGCGAAGCATTAGGCAGCGCACCTGGCGCATTTGATGTAGAGGCCTTTATTGAAAAGCCCGACGATGCGCGCGCCCGCGCTATGCTTAACGAGGGCGGGCATTGCTGGAATGCCGGCATCTTCCTTTTTAAGTCTGGCGTCTTTTTGGAGGAGCTTGAGCGGCATCAGCCGCAAGTTTTTGCCGCCGCAAAGGCCGCCATTGAGCGCGCCTCATCTTGGCGCAACATTACCTCGCCTCAGGCTGAAAAATTCGAAACCTCACCCTCCATTTCTGTCGACTACGCCGTCATGGAATTATCAGACAAGGTTGCTGTCGTGCCGATGTCTTGCGGCTGGTCTGATCTTGGCAGCTGGGATGCCCTGGCTGAGATTGGCGAGAAGGACGAGGCTGGCAATGTTATTGTTGGCGAAGTGCGCGTGAAGGATGGCTTTGGTAATCTCATTAAGACAACCGGTCCGCGCGTGAGCACCATTGGCATGCGCGATACGATTGCAGTTGTATCAGATGAGGAAGTTTTGATTATGCCTCGCGGCTCCTCGCAGCGTGTGAGGCATTTTGCCTCGTGA
- a CDS encoding nucleotide sugar dehydrogenase, whose translation MIDLIKAKKAVVGIVGLGYVGLPLVLRFHEVGFRVVGFDIDTRKVAMLNAGRSMIEHIPSDGLARACAGGFEATDDFARAREVDILILCVPTPLNKFREPDLSYVINTVESLMPYIRVGQMMSLESTTYPGTTTEELATRISAHGFTVGVDYFLVYSPEREDPGNPGFTTRTIPKVCGGETPACLATGVALYGEVIDQVVPVSSTQVAELTKLLENIHRAVNIGLVNEMKVVADKMGINIREVIDAAATKPFGFVPYYPGPGLGGHCIPIDPFYLTWKAREYGVSTRFIELAGEVNSAMPDYVVDKIKIALNNRFKSVRGSKILVLGIAYKPNVDDVRESPSVFIMERLRDLGAVIDYHDPHVARFPKMREHFFDLDSVALSAEALASYDCVLVATNHQRINFETVRQHAKLIVDTRGVFRDKADHIVNA comes from the coding sequence TTGATTGATCTGATCAAGGCCAAAAAAGCTGTAGTTGGTATTGTTGGTCTCGGCTATGTGGGGCTGCCGCTTGTCCTGCGCTTCCATGAAGTAGGTTTTCGCGTCGTCGGGTTTGATATCGATACGCGGAAGGTCGCGATGCTCAACGCCGGGCGGAGCATGATCGAGCATATTCCAAGTGATGGTCTCGCGCGCGCCTGCGCTGGTGGTTTTGAAGCGACCGATGATTTTGCGCGTGCGAGAGAGGTGGACATCCTGATTCTGTGCGTGCCGACGCCGCTAAACAAATTTCGGGAGCCCGACCTGAGCTATGTGATCAACACGGTGGAAAGCTTGATGCCCTATATTCGTGTCGGTCAGATGATGTCACTTGAAAGCACGACGTACCCCGGGACGACCACCGAGGAACTGGCAACGCGGATCTCTGCGCATGGCTTCACTGTGGGCGTAGATTATTTTCTCGTTTATTCACCCGAGCGGGAAGATCCGGGTAACCCCGGCTTCACCACTCGCACTATTCCCAAGGTGTGCGGCGGCGAGACCCCGGCTTGCCTTGCTACCGGCGTCGCGCTCTATGGTGAGGTCATCGACCAAGTTGTGCCGGTCAGCTCGACGCAGGTCGCCGAACTCACCAAGCTACTCGAAAATATTCACCGCGCGGTAAACATCGGCCTCGTCAACGAGATGAAGGTCGTCGCTGACAAGATGGGGATCAACATTCGAGAGGTGATCGACGCGGCGGCGACGAAGCCCTTCGGGTTTGTGCCTTATTATCCGGGGCCGGGTCTCGGAGGTCATTGTATTCCAATCGACCCCTTTTACCTCACGTGGAAGGCGCGCGAGTATGGCGTGAGTACGCGCTTTATTGAGCTGGCAGGCGAAGTAAACAGCGCGATGCCGGACTATGTCGTCGACAAGATCAAAATTGCTCTGAACAACCGCTTTAAATCTGTGCGCGGGTCGAAGATCCTCGTCCTCGGAATTGCCTACAAACCAAATGTCGACGATGTTCGCGAGTCGCCCTCGGTATTCATCATGGAACGGTTGCGTGATCTGGGCGCGGTCATCGACTACCACGACCCGCACGTCGCACGCTTCCCTAAAATGCGCGAGCATTTCTTCGATCTGGACAGTGTTGCCCTAAGCGCCGAAGCGCTCGCTTCGTATGATTGTGTGCTGGTTGCGACCAATCACCAACGTATCAATTTCGAGACCGTAAGGCAGCATGCGAAACTCATCGTTGATACGCGCGGCGTCTTTCGAGACAAAGCCGATCACATCGTCAACGCCTAA
- a CDS encoding N-acetyltransferase, producing the protein MTIQIHPSSVVDEGAIIGDFTKIWHFCHVEPGAAIGENNNLGQNVYIGNDAVVGNGCRIGNSVSVFANIILEDFVFCAPFMVFTHIYYPRAGITRRDVFTKTYVRTGATIGANATVVPGVDIGRGAFIAAGAVVTTDCREWALMVGSPARQVGWVSAYGDKIPLPLEGEGEWHCEATGDRYRLEGKTMHREAGEVDILAYVPGRPLERILAARDGQKLVAGG; encoded by the coding sequence TTGACCATCCAAATCCATCCAAGCAGTGTCGTCGACGAAGGCGCCATCATCGGCGACTTCACGAAAATCTGGCATTTCTGCCATGTCGAGCCGGGTGCGGCGATCGGCGAGAACAATAATCTCGGCCAGAATGTCTATATAGGTAACGATGCCGTTGTCGGAAACGGTTGCCGAATCGGCAATTCGGTGTCGGTCTTCGCTAACATCATCCTCGAGGATTTCGTTTTCTGTGCCCCCTTCATGGTGTTTACCCATATCTATTACCCCCGCGCTGGGATCACTAGGCGCGATGTGTTCACGAAAACCTATGTGCGCACCGGCGCGACGATCGGCGCGAATGCGACGGTGGTGCCGGGCGTCGACATTGGCCGGGGGGCGTTCATAGCGGCTGGCGCAGTGGTAACGACCGATTGCCGCGAATGGGCGCTGATGGTCGGTTCGCCCGCTCGTCAAGTCGGCTGGGTGTCAGCCTATGGCGATAAAATCCCGCTGCCGCTGGAGGGCGAGGGCGAGTGGCACTGTGAGGCAACGGGCGACCGCTATCGCTTGGAGGGCAAAACGATGCACCGCGAAGCTGGTGAGGTCGACATATTGGCCTATGTTCCCGGCCGGCCACTTGAGCGAATTTTGGCTGCACGCGACGGGCAGAAGCTCGTCGCCGGAGGATGA
- a CDS encoding NAD-dependent 4,6-dehydratase LegB, which translates to MTGMDLSKKKILVTGADGFIGSHLVEHLVAQGFDVRAFVLYNSFNTWGWLDHASPEVRRSIEVIAGDIRDPYGVKAAMRGCDVVLHLAALIAIPYSYHSPDTYVDTNVKGTLNIVQAARELGIERVVHTSTSEVYGTALFVPITEDHPLQGQSPYSASKIGADQIALSFFSSFETPVTVIRPFNTYGPRQSARAVIPTIITQIASGMREIKLGATHPTRDFNFVKDTVRGFVSVAESDAAVGQIVNVASNFEISIADTAVLIAEAMSADVEFVCDAERLRPEASEVERLFGSYSKALKLTGWQPEYGGGEGFRRGLSETAEWFTNPANLAMYKAGQYNI; encoded by the coding sequence ATGACCGGAATGGACCTTTCCAAGAAGAAAATCCTGGTTACCGGTGCCGATGGCTTCATCGGGTCGCATCTGGTCGAGCATCTGGTCGCGCAGGGATTCGATGTCCGCGCATTTGTCCTCTACAACAGTTTCAACACCTGGGGCTGGCTAGATCATGCCTCGCCGGAAGTGCGCCGGTCAATCGAGGTAATCGCCGGTGACATCCGCGATCCCTATGGCGTGAAGGCGGCGATGCGCGGCTGCGACGTCGTGCTACACCTCGCGGCGCTTATCGCTATCCCCTACAGCTATCATTCGCCCGACACCTATGTGGACACCAACGTCAAAGGCACGCTGAACATCGTTCAGGCCGCGCGAGAGCTGGGCATTGAGCGCGTGGTGCACACTTCGACTAGCGAAGTCTATGGTACGGCGCTTTTCGTGCCCATCACGGAAGATCATCCGCTGCAGGGCCAGTCGCCTTATTCGGCAAGCAAGATCGGTGCCGATCAGATTGCGCTGAGCTTCTTCAGTTCGTTTGAGACGCCGGTTACGGTAATCCGTCCGTTCAATACCTACGGCCCCCGGCAGTCGGCGCGCGCGGTCATACCAACGATCATCACCCAGATCGCCTCGGGGATGCGCGAGATCAAGTTGGGTGCAACGCACCCGACGCGCGACTTCAATTTCGTGAAGGACACGGTGCGCGGCTTCGTGAGCGTTGCGGAGAGCGATGCGGCGGTCGGGCAGATTGTCAATGTCGCGAGCAATTTCGAGATTTCCATCGCCGACACTGCGGTGTTAATTGCTGAAGCGATGAGCGCTGACGTCGAGTTCGTTTGCGATGCCGAACGATTGCGCCCTGAAGCGAGCGAAGTTGAACGGCTGTTTGGATCATACTCTAAGGCACTTAAGCTGACGGGTTGGCAGCCCGAATACGGCGGGGGCGAAGGCTTTCGTCGCGGCCTAAGCGAGACCGCCGAATGGTTCACCAATCCTGCCAACCTCGCCATGTACAAGGCCGGACAGTACAATATCTGA